The Tenrec ecaudatus isolate mTenEca1 chromosome 12, mTenEca1.hap1, whole genome shotgun sequence genomic interval TCTGATGTATCAGGTCCTGAGATGATGGCATGTCAGAGCTGGAGGGCACCTGGGAGTCACTATGACCAGTTCCTGCAAGGTGTAGAGGACGCTAAAGCCCAGGAGGGAGAAAAGATCTACTCAGTCACACAGCCAGCTGTTGGCAGAGTTGGGAACTCTACTCCAAGATCCTTGATTGCCAGGCCACACTTTGTAACTGTGGATTGGCCAAACTTTCCAGGTTCCAGGGGGGTGTAGGTTTTCTCAGGTGGCAGAGAGAGGAGTGAATCTCCAGGTGGTTTCTCAGctttggcctcaggctagggtaggaAGGGGTGCTTTGGAGTCATGGTTCAGTGTTGAGCTATGGGGGCAGGCAGTAGTGACCTCTGGAACACCAAGCTGCCCTAGAATCTCCATCTGAACAGCTCTGTGGGGTTTGGATCAGATGGTTCCTGAGAGCCCTTCAAAGGTGAAGACTTTCTATCATGTCCTGACAGAAGTAAACACAGACAATCCAGGGGTTGACCTgtgacccccctccccctttcctccccctgaTGACCCGGTATTACTGTCTTTGTTGCATCTCTAAACTTGCTGGGTGATTGCAGCGAGTCCCCACCAGGGCCTCAGTTTCTCCCTAAGTGTGAAGAGAAAGGTGAACCAGCAGACTGTTAAAGTCACTCTGGGACGTTCTGTGGTTCTGGAAGCCTCCGGACATTGGCTGgcagtgtgggggagggggtcaaAGTGGGAGAGACCCCTCATTAGAGCTGGTCTGTGTAGGGGAATGataggggtggagggtgggggaggtccagaggcagcaggactggctgAGGTGGGGGAGGTGGCCTGGCTGCTTGCCCAGCCAGGGAAAGCTGTGACcccttgggggctcataaaataaCTCCTTGTGCCCCTCAGCACTAAGGGAGCTTGGGGAAGGGGCGATGGGGAGTTTAAAGGCCTAATTAGTCCTTCTAGAGAATACATGAAAGCTCCCCAATGGCAAATTGGCATTTTGGAAGGAGGGCGTGCTGATTTGGACATACTACTGAGCCTCTTGGTACACATTTTTATAGTTATACACACATGCTgaataatacacacacaaatacttctACCATACACACAGGGATCATGCACATACATACCCTTTACGTAGTCCTATAAGTACAATCATACATGCATGTCACATACATTAGCTTTCATACTCaatcatactcacacacacacactcacaaaaaaGGGTAAAGCACATATACAACTAAGTCATTAGTCTAAAATGAATGGAGCTCACTGTGTGACCATCAGCAAGCCACTTgccctctctgtgcttccttcaGCTATCAAACAAGAGCACTAAGATTGcttttaaggcagcggttctccaccggtgagtcctgacccctttgggggtcaaatgaccctgtcacaggggttgcccgattcataacagtagcaaaatgacagtgatgaagtagcaacgacaataatgtgatggttggggggtcaccaccacgggAGGCACTGTATGAATGGGGTGAGGCATGcggaaggttgaggaccgctgtgtTAAGGTCTAGTAGAAGCAGCCGCAGATTCTGTATGAAAAGTTCTAGGTCACAGTTCCAGCTCTAGTTTTCTTCCTAGCTGGGTGAGCAGTCACCTCCTCTGGAAAGATGGGAAATGACGGCTCCCACCCCATTGACCTCATAAACGAGGCAGCAAATTAGATCATGGCGGAGAGAGGAAAAGGTAGAAGACACTTAGATAGCTGATCGATGGATCTTGGGGGCAGTTAGGTCATTGACATAAGCGCTCAGAATCACAAGGAACGCCTCAGCTTCCCCACAGCCACGTGTAGAGGAACTGCCCTGTTTGTTCTGCGGACTAGGAAGCTCCTCTTTTGGAGAAAGTCTCTCAGTGGTTTGGATCTTGGCCCCAGTCAGAGTAGGCAAGAGGTTACAGAAGCTAGTTCTGTGGCCGTCCCCTGAGACCTGGCGGTGACTGGCTCCCTTGCTCAGGGTGCAGGGGATGACTTCTGGGTGTTTTTTCTAGATGACCGAGGCCCTGTGGTCAGGAAGCAGAGGTACGTCTTTGACATGagtgccctggagaaggacgggcTGCTGGGGGCCGAGCTGCGGATTCTGCGGAAGAAGCCCTCGGACACCGCCAAGCCAGTGGCCCCCGGCGGCAGGCGGGCTGCCCAACTGAAGCTGTCCAGCTGCCCGAGCGGCCGGCAGCCGGCAGCCCTGCTGGATGTGCGCTCCGTGCCAGGCCTGGGTGGATCTGGCTGGGAGGTGTTCGACATCTGGAAGCTTTTCCGAAACTTTAAGAACTCGGCCCAGCTGTGCCTGGAGCTGGAAGCCTGGGAACGAGGCCGGGCCGTGGACCTCCGGGGCTTGGGCTTTGACCGGGCCGCCCGACAGGTCCATGAGAAGGCCCTGTTCCTGGTCTTTGGCCGCACCAAGAAACGGGACCTCTTCTTTAATGAGATCAAGGCCCGCTCTGGCCAGGATGACAAGACCGTGTACGAGTACCTATTCAGCCAGCGGCGGAAACGGCGGGCCCCGCTGTCCACCCGCCAGGGCAAGCGGCCCAGCAAGAACCCCAAAGCCCGCTGCAGTCGGAAGGCACTGCACGTCAACTTCAAGGACATGGGCTGGGACGACTGGATCATTGCACCCCTTGAGTACGAGGCTTTCCATTGTGAGGGGCTCTGCGAGTTCCCCTTGCGCTCCCACCTGGAGCCGACGAACCATGCGGTCATCCAGACCCTGATGAACTCCATGGACCCTGAGTCCACGCCCCCCACCTGCTGCGTGCCCACGCGGCTGAGTCCCATCAGCATCCTCTTCATTGACTCTGCCAACAACGTGGTCTATAAGCAGTATGAGGACATGGTTGTGGAGTCTTGCGGCTGCAGGTAGCAGCACCGGCCCTCTGACTTTCTGGGTGTCACTCCCTGCCCCCCAGGATGCTGTTTGAGACCCCCTCCTCACACTCCCGCACTCATGGAGGGGTCAGGTAGCTGCAGCGAGGAGCATCCACCCAGCCTAAAGGAGAGGGGCCCCACACGTCTTGCTCACTTGCTGTGTGACTTGGGACAAAGGTCCCTATGCAACCACACGTGCTCCTGTCTATGGATTTCTGCCCTCTGCTACTCTGACTGGCAGGGACAGGCTTCCACTCCCTGGAGCAGACTTTGAATGGGACTGAGACCCAGGAGACGGTGTTTCCCCTCCAAGGCTCAGTCTATGGGTCTCCTTGGCCTCTGGATTCTCCAGGGAGAGCTGGTGCTTTCCTGAGCAGCATCTCTTGGGGGCGCACGGGTGCCACCTCTTTCT includes:
- the GDF5 gene encoding growth/differentiation factor 5; the encoded protein is MRLPKLLTFLLWHLVWLDLEFICTVLGAPDLGQRPQGARPGLAKAEAKERPPVARNIFRPAGHSYGGGAANAKAKGGNGQTGGVTQPKKDEPKKLPPRAGGPEPKPGHPSQTRQTATRTVTPKGQLPRGKALPKAGSVPSPFLLKKAREPGPPGEPKEPFRPPPITPHEYMLSLYRTLSDADRKGSNSSVKLEAGLANTITSFIDKGQDDRGPVVRKQRYVFDMSALEKDGLLGAELRILRKKPSDTAKPVAPGGRRAAQLKLSSCPSGRQPAALLDVRSVPGLGGSGWEVFDIWKLFRNFKNSAQLCLELEAWERGRAVDLRGLGFDRAARQVHEKALFLVFGRTKKRDLFFNEIKARSGQDDKTVYEYLFSQRRKRRAPLSTRQGKRPSKNPKARCSRKALHVNFKDMGWDDWIIAPLEYEAFHCEGLCEFPLRSHLEPTNHAVIQTLMNSMDPESTPPTCCVPTRLSPISILFIDSANNVVYKQYEDMVVESCGCR